The following nucleotide sequence is from Candidatus Zixiibacteriota bacterium.
TTCTCGCGCGCGGCGACTTGACGCATTCATTCCCGCCTCCTTGGGAATGACGCCAACTCCCCTCTCCCTCTGGAAGAGGGGGCGGGGGTGAGGGTGCGTGCCTAACCTTTGCCGATATCCCGCCCTACCTGATCTTCTCCAACAACTGCCGTGCCGGGGCAAAATTCGGGTCAAGCCGCAGGATCGTCTCCAGTTCAACGCGCGCAGAATCGGGAAAATTCGAGCGCACGAACAGCACCGCCAGATTCAATCGCGCCTGATTGAGCGATGGATCCAGCCGCAAAGCTTGTGCGTAGGCGCTCCGCGCCGCTCTCAGATCGCTCTTCTCAAAGAGCAGGTTGGCGAAATTGGCATGACCGATCGCATACTCCGGCGCAGCGGCCGTGCCGGCAGCAAGCACGGCCAGCGCCTCGTCGCCGCGATTGCTCTTGAGCAGGAAATTCGCAAGACCATTATAGAGTGGACCGTAGTTCTCAACGGCCGCTATTCCGTCGCGATAAGCCTGCTCACAGCGGGCAGTCTCGCCGCCCCGGTCGTAAAGCTCGGCGAGATTGACATAAACCTGCGCCAACTTCGGATTGACCGACCGCGATCGCGTCAGGTAATGCTCGGCGCTGTCAAGTTGGTTGACGTTGAGAAAGAGCAAGCCCAGGTTGGCAAGAATATCCGCCGCGTTCGGCTTGGCGCGCAATCCCTGCTGGTATGCCTGATACGCGCCGGCAAAATCGTCCCGGCGCGCCAGGGCGTACCCGAGATTGTTGAACGCCTCCGGTATCGGCTGATACTTCAGGGCCTCCCGATATTCACCGATGGCCTCGTCCAGTCGACCCTGTTTCTCAAACACGAGACCGCGCTGATAATGATATTGCCCCGACGTGTCATAGCCAAGATCGAAGGGCCGAAGATTCAGCAGCGCCAACAACACGGCGAAGGCCGCGATCAGCCCGATCGCCTCGCGCCTGCGCTCCATCATCGCATCCAATATCCGGCTGAACGCGAACGCGGCGAAGATCAAAAAGAGCACAATTACCGCCAGCCGATGTCGCGCGGTCACGAGGAACAAAACGATCGTGGGAGTATATCCAAGCAGGAACAAGTAG
It contains:
- a CDS encoding tetratricopeptide repeat protein, whose product is GNNPEADGLTMVMPEIRLDLSIPWSEFVDTTDSYARHDQGRPLRPSEISSYWNDKGWKWVFEHPANFLALTGKRIVYLFSGFENSDQADIYRFSENSPILQTLIFDRGVKFPFGVVAPLALIGLLLAWPERRKLAPIYLFLLGYTPTIVLFLVTARHRLAVIVLFLIFAAFAFSRILDAMMERRREAIGLIAAFAVLLALLNLRPFDLGYDTSGQYHYQRGLVFEKQGRLDEAIGEYREALKYQPIPEAFNNLGYALARRDDFAGAYQAYQQGLRAKPNAADILANLGLLFLNVNQLDSAEHYLTRSRSVNPKLAQVYVNLAELYDRGGETARCEQAYRDGIAAVENYGPLYNGLANFLLKSNRGDEALAVLAAGTAAAPEYAIGHANFANLLFEKSDLRAARSAYAQALRLDPSLNQARLNLAVLFVRSNFPDSARVELETILRLDPNFAPARQLLEKIR